Genomic segment of Oscillospiraceae bacterium:
CGCGGCAGGCAGGAGCACAGCGTTTGCGACTTCTGTATTTTTCGGCATGGCTGCAAGATGCTATAAATATGCCGGCTTTACTTTAAAATTGCTTGGGATTTCTAAAAAAATGGCTACTGCACCTCTCTAATGGCTTTCGACAGTGTTTCTTTATTTTCATATTGCATGTGTTTTCCCCTAAAATTAAGCTGTCTATTCGGCGAATAATGTAAATATATCACAAGACGGCATCAATAGAAATTATAAATTTTTTATGAAATACTTGACAAACAATTCCAATGGTGGTATTATCAAGCTAGCACTCTTCTGTATAGAGTGCTAATGAGGAGGCGGACGTCCATGTCAATCGACGAACGTAAGGAAAAAATCCTTAAAATCATCATTGACCGGTATATTGAGAGCGCCGAGCCGGTGGCGTCTAAGCATTTGGTCGAGCAATGCAATTTAGAGCTGTCGAGCGCGACCATTCGCAACGAAATGGCAGAACTGGAAGACCTCGGGTTGCTCGAAAAGCCGCATACGTCAGCAGGGCGCATTCCCTCGGCGTTGGGCTATCGGCTATATGTTGACCGGTTGATGCAGCAACAGCGCCTAACGTCACAACAGAAAGCGCACATTAACACTGTGTTGCAAAGCAAACTCGACAAATTCGAGCGGCTGCTTGCCGAAGCCGGACGGCTGGCCGCTGATATCACGCGTCACGCTGCCTATGCTTTACCGCCAACACAGGGGCAATACGAACGTGATGATGTGTTGGTGGAGGGCATGGCGCATTTGTTGGAACACCCAGAATTTTCCGACATTGCACGAGTACGACGCATGGTTGGCTATTTGTCGGATAAGCAGGCGCTGGCACAGATGCCTAAGCCTGCACCAAACCGCCACATTGAGGTGCTGATTGGCTCGGAAAACGTCACGGCGGCGTTGCAAGATGCGTCTGTTGTTATGGCAACTTACCAAATCGGCGAAACACGGGGCTTTATCGGGCTGATTGGCCCGACGCGTATGGATTACGGTACGGTGACATCTAAGTTGGGCTATGTGGCGCGGCGGTTGGAGCATTTACTGTCAGAGGAGGATGACTATGAGTGAACACGGAAACGAGATTATCGAAGAAATACTTGACGACATGCCCGAAGAGGAAATGGACCCGGTGCAAGCCGAGTTAGAGGAGTGGAAAGACCGTGCGTTACGAACACAGGCGGACTTTGAGAACTTTCGACGGCGCAATATAAAAGAACGCGAAAGCGTAATCGTCGACATCCGCGCGGCGACACTGGCGGCATTGCTGCCCGTGTATGATAACTTATTGCGGGCGCTGCAACAACCCACCGAGGATGCGGCGTATGCCAAGGGTGTGGAATTGACGCTGGCGCAGCTTTTGGGCATATTTGAGGACTTGGGTGTTGTGCCGTTTGGCAATACTGGCGAAAACTTTGACCCCAACATTTGCGAGGCGGTGATGCACGTAGAGGACGAAACGATTGGAAACAACATCATCGTTGAGGTGTTCGCGCAGGGGTTTAAGATGGGTGACAAGATTTTGCGGCACGCGGTGGTGAAAGTGGCGAACTGATGGTTAAATTACAAGGCAGCAACATATATCTCGCGGTACTGGAACGGGCGGATTGCAGGAAATTATACGAGGATTTTGAGTATGATTTTGACAACGATGCCGATTTTTTCTACATTGGTCATTCTGTCGAAAAGTCTGGCGAGTGGTTTGACGAGATTCAAAAATTGCAGAGCAATGAAAATATTAGGCTTGGTATATTCCTCAACGACGGTACCGTGATTGGCGATGCAGCATTGCAGGGTATCGACAACAAAAACCGTTGTTGCTCTGTTGGTATGGGCTTTGCAAAAAAAGAAAATCGCGGCAAAGGCTACGGTAAACAAGCCATCAAGCTGCTTCTCAAACACGGCTTTGCCTATCTCGGCATGGAGCGCATTACGGCAAGCACACTTGAAATCAATATCCCCGCCCAAAAAGCACTGGAAAAGCTGGGGTTTACGTTGGAGGGGCGGGAACGCAAAGCCGTGTATTTCCGCGGTGATCGATATGACAATCTCAAATACAGCATACTTTTAGAAGAATATAATTCAGGAGGACAAACACTATGAAAACAATCGGAATTGACTTGGGCACAACAAACTCTTGCGTGGCAGTCATTGAGGGCGGCGAACCTGTCGTTATCCCCAATGCCGAGGGCGCGCGCACAACGCCGAGCATCGTGGCGTTCAGCAAAGACGGCGAGCGGCTGGTCGGACAGGTGGCAAAACGCCAGGCTGTCACGAACGCCGACCGCACGGTCATCTCCATCAAACGCGACATGGGCACGAGCCGTCGCGTAGAAATCGGCGACAAGAAATATTCACCCGAAGAGCTGTCGGCCATGATTTTGCAAAAATTGAAGGCTGATGCCGAGGCGTATTTAGGCGGGACGGTGACAAAAGCTGTCATCACCGTGCCGGCGTACTTTACCGACAGCCAACGTCAAGCGACCAAAGATGCAGGTAAAATCGCGGGGCTGGAAGTGTTGCGGATTATCAATGAGCCGACAGCGGCGGCATTGAGCTACGGGTTGGACAAAGAGGGCGAACAAAAAATCATGGTCTATGACCTTGGCGGCGGTACGTTTGACGTGTCGATTTTGGAAATTGGCGAAGGCGTGCTGGAAGTGTTGGCCACGGCAGGCAATAATCGCTTAGGCGGCGACGACTTTGACAATGCCGTGGCGCAGTGGATGATTGCCGAATTTAAGAAAACCGACGGCATTGATTTATCCAACGACAAAGCTGCCATGCAACGTGTGCGCGAAGCGGCTGAAAAGGCGAAAATCGAGCTTTCGGGCGTGATGCAAGCGTCCATTAGCTTGCCCTACGTCACGGCTGATGCCAACGGCCCGCGGCACTTGGATTTAACATTGAGCCGTGCAAAGTTCAATGAACTGACTGCCGATTTGGTAGAAAAGACCATGGGGCCGGTCAAGCAAGCTATGAAAGATGCAGATGTCAGTTCGTCTGACCTCAATAAAGTATTGTTGGTGGGCGGCTCGACGCGTATTCCCGCTGTGCAAGAGGCTGTCCAAAAATTAAGCGGCAAAGAGCCATTCAAAGGAATCAACCCTGATGAGTGCGTTGCCATCGGCGCGGCTTTGCAAGCCGGTGTGTTGAGCGGCGATGTAAAAGATTTGCTGTTGCTTGACGTTACGCCATTGTCGCTGGGCATTGAAACGATGGGGGGGGTGTTTACACGGCTGATTGACCGCAACACCACCATTCCGGCAAAGAAGAGCCAAATCTTCTCAACGGCTGCAGATGGGCAAACGAGCGTTGAAGTACACGTCTTGCAAGGCGAACGGGAAATGGCCTCGTCGAACAAGACGCTGGGGCGCTTCCACCTCGATGGGATTCCACCGGCTCCGCGCGGTATGCCGCAAATTGAGGTGACGTTTGATATTGACGCCAACGGCATTGTGCAGGTTGCAGCGTGCGACAAAGGTACGGGCAAGGAGCAGAAAGTGACGATTACGGCATCAACCAATATGTCTAAGGATGACATTGAACAAGCCGTCAAGGAGGCAGAACTGCACGCCGAAGAGGACAAGAAGTGGCAAGAAGGCGTCGAGATTAAAAATAGCGCCGACCAAATGCTGTACACCACGCAAAAATCGCTTGATGAGTTGGGCGACAAAGTGTCAGATGATGAGAAAACAGCCGTTAACGGGGCGATGGATGCGCTCAGAGAAGTCGCAAAAGGTGACGATATTGAGCAAATTAAGGCACTGACGGAGGAATTGACAAAAGTATTTTACCCTATCAGCGAGCGGATTTATAAGGAAGCTGCAGAGCAAGCACAAGCAGAGGGCGGAGCCAATGTGCCGCCGGACGCTGATGTTGTTGAAGATGCGGAAATTGTTGAGGAATAAAGATAACAAGGGAGCGATTTTATCGCTCCCTTGACGTTTCAAAGAGTTGATTAGGGTTGAATTCTGAACGAATTCATGTTATAATATGTACAAATAAGTCGCGGATTTGATTTTATGCCGCATAGCAATGTAATGTATTGTTGTGCAATTCTGTCATATATTATAAGGGAGGATAGGAGGGAAAGCCTTTGCCTTACGACTATGACGCGTTGGCAGAACTCGTTCACCGAATTAAAAACGGAGATATGACCGCCTTTCGCTCTTTGTACGAGCAGACGCAGAAGCAAATTTACTATTTCGCACTCAAGGTGATGCGCAACAAAGAAGAGGCCGAAGACATCTTGCAGGAAACGTATATTAGTGCATATAGGCACATCGAGAAGTGCAAGAATGACCGAGCCATCGTCAAATGGCTGACAAGTATTGCGTATAATCATATGCGGGATAGACTGGCGGTTCTGGCAAAAGCCAATCAGGTATTTGTGCGTGATACGGAGGAGCAAGAGATACTCAACCACGTTGCCGATGATGTTTCGTTAGAAGATGCGTTTATCAGGAAAGAAGACGCAAAGCACATTCTTGTGCTGGTGGAGCAACTGCCTGAAAAACAGCGGTTGGCATTATTTATGTATTATTTTAAAGGGCTGTCGGCAGCGGAAATTGCCGAGATTTGTGACTGTAAGGAAAATGCAGTCAACAAACGCTTATTTGATGCCCGCGCTGCCATTAAGAAAAAAATACAGCAAGAAGAAAGGGAAGAGCAATCATGAATCATATCGGACTGCACGACATTATTCGTGAAGATTTTGAGTGCACGCCCCATCCGGACTTCGAAAAACTCTGGGAGCGAGTGATGGATGAGATTGGTGAGGATCAGGAGTCTAAATAACAAAAGGGACATTTTCGCCAGCGTGAAAATGTCCCTTTTGTTATTTGGGAACGATAGGAGCAGTTTGTGTTTGTCCTCACATGAGGTTCGACAAACGTCAATGTATAGAAACGATTTGGTTTTAACTACTTCTTCTTTACCGCAACCCAAAGTTCAATTGTGCCAAACTCATTGTCGCCGCCGTAAAGTTCCATATCTAAATCACCAACCTGCTCGTAGCCTGTTGTAGGAAGCCATTCGGAAAAAACACGTTTATACAGCGACTCAATGACTGTGCCAATATCGTCCCAAATAAACTTATCCGACAGAAAGACAGCCCATGTGTGGGCGGGGATATCCACAACAGCATAGCCGTCAACGCAACTGCTTGGGCTGCGGAACGCACACAACATATAGGGGAAAGAATCGGCAGTTGTCTCCTTGTAACTGCATACTGCGTGTACTTTACAGAAGTCTCCTTTGATAAATGCAGGCAACTCTCCCGCATCCTGCACTAATTTCTCATATGCGCCGTCCTCATGGCATTTATCCCATAGCTCGCTGGGCGTTTTGGGAGAAATCCCGCTCCCATCTAGCTTAAAAATGCCCTCGATGCCGAAAACTTGAAAAGCCTCTTTTGTTTCGATACGATAATCCATGCCTTTTTCTCCTTTAATTGAAATTTGGAAGGAGAGCTTGGGATAGGCTTTGAGCGTCACACCGTCGGCGCGCGCTTCCGTTGGTGTGACGCCGTGCAGCGCTTGAAACGCACGCGAAAAGGAAACCGGCGAATCATAGCCGAATTTCATCGCTAAATCAATGACTTTTGTGTTGCTGTTTTGCAGTTCAAGTGCGGCAAGCGTCAGCCGTCTTCGACGAATATATTCGGAGAGTGAAACATCAGTGATAAGTGAAAACATTCTAAAAAAGTTGTGTGAAGAGCAACAGGCGATCCGTGCCAGTATCTCATAATCGATTTCGCCAATCAAGTTATCCTCCACATATGCAAGGGCTGCATTCATGCGTGTAAGCCAATCCAAAATCATCCCCTCCTTTCACGTTAAAGTATAATGGAAAACAAACTTCAATGTCGCAACAATTCATGCCGTGTTTTGTTTGCTCGGGCAACGATATAAAAAACAATACCGAGCCGCTATCTTAGCGGCTCGGTACGCTCTTTGTTTGTACTGACAAATCACCCCAACCCAACAGGAATCTCAACATCATCACCAAACGCGTTGAATGTATGGAGCGTCTCCATGCGCATTTTTACTGTTTCGCCCTCGGCCGTGATATTCATGGCCATATCCATTGTCATTGACAACGGGTTGTTGTCAGAATCGGCAACGATTGTCAAATAAACATCGTCAATATCCATGGAAAAATCGTCAACTTCGCCCAACATATCTGTCATGCCATCCATGGATGACATAAAGAAATCGGTGAGGGCTTGCCCTGCCAGCACAGCGCGCATGACTGTATGATCGCCCGATTCTTCGATTGTGGCCGAAAGGAACATATTTAAGGTAAGCTCGGGCATATTGACGGCACTATCCAAGATATCGTCGAATTCCTTTTGAGAAAACATTTCACCCATTTCCACACCATCAATCAATATACTCATCGCCGTAACGCCGTCGGCGTTGATTTCCATGTACATCTCCATGGTCGTTGTAGTGAATCCCATATCCATTTCCATCACCATGGCGCTGTGGATATCATTGCCGTCGGCAATTGTAATGCTGTTGCCGTTGGTAGTCATATTGATGGTCTGTCCTTGCGCTATAACCTCCACGTCCATGGTAAAATCCACGTCAACAGCGCCCGACTGCCCGTCACCGACTGTCATACGCGACATGATGTCGGAATATGCGGCGAAAGCAGCCAGCGTTTCGGTGTTGTCAGGCGGGTCAACGACATTGCCGTCGTTGTCGCCGCAAGCCACCAACGTAATGGGCAGGGTGAGCAGAGCGAAGGCAAGCAAAGCTGTCATGAATTTTTTTGGCATGAGGAATACCTCCATTTATTAATTATATTGCATTCATTATAACATAGCGCCGTTGTTATCGCAAGTTTTATACGCGCATTGTTTTCCATTTGCCACTATGATACCGCCATAACGTCAGCGGCAACAATAATGCCCAGCCAACCGGCATTGTTACCCACGCGGCGCTGTAGCCCAATACACCCCAATATACAAATGCGTAAGCCAAACCAACGCGCACAATTAAGTCAAGCGTTGTCGCAACGGTGGGGAACATGACATCGCCGGCGCCTTTAAGTGTGCCGTTAACAATGAGCGATGGTGTGAGTAATATCAGCCACGGCGCGACAAAGCGAATTTGCTCTACGCTCCGCGCCATCGCTTCACCCGTCAAGCCAAATAATCCGACAAGTACCGGCGCAAAGATAAACAAGCCCGCCGCCATGACAATGCCCGCGCCTGTAGCCATGCCTTGTGTTTGTACAAAGCCTTTCTTGACACGGTCGAGGCGGCCTGCGCCGATATTCTGTCCAGCAAAGGTTGTCATACTGTTGTTAAAGGAAAGCATGATAATAAAAACAAAACCGTCAATGCGCATGGCAACGGCATAACTTGCAATGCCGAAAACCTCAAACGAATTGACAAGCCGCCCCATTGCCATGTATGCTATGGCAAGCACACTATGCTGCACGCCGATGGGCAGGCTCAGCCGCAGTGCTCGTTTGCAGACAAGAATATCAAAGGCGCGTACGGGCCGCAGATACTCATATTTTTTCACCATATAAATGTAGGCAATGACTGCCGAGAACATTTTGGAGAGCAACGTTGAGACGCCTGCACCGGCAACGCCCCAACCCATAATGACAACGGCAAACAGTGTTAAAATTACATTGAAGACCGTGGTGGCAATCAAAAAATACAACGTAACTTTGGCGTTGCCGATGGCGCGCAAAATTGAGGCAATGGTGTTGAAAATAAATAGAAACACAAGGCTTGCTGCTATAGTGCGCAGATAGAGAATCGCCATATCTAAAATCTCAGGCGGCACACCCAGCATATGGCGCAATAATATGGGCGTCAAAACAAAGCCCACCGCGCTCAGAAACACGCCAGTCACTGTGCCGAGCAGCAATACCGTCGAAACTGTCGCGCGCATATCATCGAGTTGCTTTGCGCCGAACTTTTGCGATACAATGATGCCACTGCCCATTGCCAATCCAATTGACAACGCTAAAAAAAGAATAATTAGCGGCGCTGACGTACTGATGGACGAAAGGGCTTCTTCGCTGACAAAATTGCCGACGACAATGCCGTCGAAAATACTGTACAGTTGCTGAATAATGTTGCCGAGCATTACAGGCACGGCGAAGAAGAGGATGTGCTTCCATTCCTTGCCGGTGGTCATATCACGCTGCATGTGTTATCCTTCTTACCTACATTCTTATTGTACAAGTATAACACAACTTGCGACATAATGCAAAGTCAAAACAGAGTGATAAATCTTGACAAAATAACTCTGTGCATGTATGATGAGTAAACCAAACAACGACTGTTATGGAGAGTAAACTCACCTATAATTGTCAGTTTAATGGAACATATTTTAGACATATCAGGAGATTGTCATCATGTACAGTAAACCCTCAGAAACAAAGTTGAACCATACACGCGATATTATCATTCGTGTTGCCATTATTGCTGTTGCCGTCATTTTGCTCGTTGTGGGCAATCGTATTGCCGTGCGTAATTTGGATTTGGCGCAGCGTGACGAGAATGCCATTACCGAGCGGGCGCGGGTGGTTGCTGTTATTAACGAAGGTGAATATGATGATGAGTTTGGTAGTTGGCGCACTTTGATTTTTGAGGCACGCATTACGCATGGTGGGCGTCGCGGCGAAACTGTGATCGTGCAGCAGTCGATTGATATGCATTATGATGATGAAAGCACACTGGTTGCCGTTGGCGACCGCGTGATTATCGGCGTGCTTAGCCCGCCCGATCCGCAATTTGACGACCCGGATATGCCGCTTGAATGGCACTTTTATGCCCACCAGCGTATCAATGGCATTCTTGTTTTGGGCGGCATATTTGCTTTGTTGCTTCTATTATTCGGGCGAATGAAAGGGTTAAATGCCTTAGTATCACTTGCGTTGACAGTGGCCATTATCTTCATGGTATTTATTCCCGCCATTCTATCGGGCGGCCATGTGTATGTTTGGACAGTGTTGGTTTGTCTGTATGTCATTGTGTTTGGATTGTTAATTATTCACGGCATTGGCCGAAAATCTCTTGCTGCGATTGCCGGGTGCCTTGGCGGTGTCGTTGTTGCAGGGTTGTTGGTGTTGCTGATGAGCGGAGCGCTGCGCCTCACAGGCACGGGCACTGATGATGCTATGCATCTGCAATGGATGAACATTGATTTACGAGCCATTATTTTTGCCGGCATTGTCATTGGTGCCGTCGGCGCGATTATGGACGTTGCCGTTTCGATTGCCTCGTCGTTGTGGGAGTTAAAAGAAAACGCACCCGAAATGGGCGCGAGAAGCCTGTTCAAATCGGGTATAAACATCGGGCGTGACGTGATGGGGTCAATGACCAACACACTAGTGTTGGCGTACATTGGCAGCTCGTTAGCTGTGATTTTAATTATTGTTGCTAATGCCGCATCATATCTCGAGTTGTTTAATTTGGAAATGATTGTTGTCGAGTTGCTGCAAGCTTTGATCGGTAGTTTGGGCATATTGCTCACAATGCCACTGACAGCGGCAATTTGTGCAGTGATATACGGGAGAGATTCGGAGTAGGGGGAAGCATACCCTGCACGACGCTTATATCGTCGCCGGCTAGTCCGGCGGCAATTGTGCCGTGCTTATCGGAGTTCCCGCGATGTTTGTGGCATGGGGATTTACATGCACCATGCAATGTTTGACCGCAGAAAATGTCGCTTCGATAGCGTCATGCACATCCTGTGCGACGGCATGGCTTTCGTGCAGGGTATGTTCACCATCGATGCTGATTTCTACGTCGACATAGATTTTATCCCCAAAGAGGCGTGTTTTGAGTTCGTCAATGCCGCGCACTTTGTCGAATGCGTCAATCACATCGCGCATTTGTTGCTCGGTTGCTTCGTCGCACGCTTTGTCGGTCATTTTGCCTAAGGCGTCGCGAAATATGTCAAGCGCTGCTTTCAAGATAAGCGGACAAATAACGATTGCTGCAAGCGGGTCGAAGATGGGGAATCCTTGTCGCGCAATAAAAACGCCGATAAAGCTGGCAACTGAGGAGAGGGCATCGGCACGGTGATGCCATGCATCGGCCATCAGTGCGCCGGAGTTGATGCTCTTTGCCACACGGCGCTTGTACCAAAACATACCCTCCGTGACGATGATGGTAGCAGCCGCTGCAATTAAGGCAATCAAGCCCGGCGTGCCCATGTCAATGCCATCGGATAAATCGACGGAAACAATATGCCGAATGCCGGTCCAACCTATGCCTATACCTGTTACAGCAAGCGCAATAGACACAAGAATGGCCGCTACACACTCAAAGCGCTCATGGCCGTAAGGGTGACTTTTGTCGGCTTTGCGGTTGGCTAGTTTGACGCCAATCATAGCGATGACTGTGGTCAGCATGTCCGATAACGAATGCGCGGCATCGGCAAGCATGGCAGTAGACCCACCGACAATGCCGGCGATGAGCTTTAGTGGCGTGAGAATAAGAATGTCAAATGCTATGCCAACGGCCGATACGCGCATGGCTTTTTGTTCGTTGGTTCTGTTCATCTATATGCTGTCTCCTTATGCTGTAGTTCGTACAGACACTTCGCCCGATAATAGCGTGACGATTTCGCCGTTGGTTTTCTTGACAACCAGTCGCCCGCTGTCATCAACATCGACGGCAAGTGCGTCATATACTTCTGTGGGCGCGTGGACAGTGATAATTTCTCCCAGTAGCGGCATACGTTGTTTGTATTGTGCCAACAAATCTTGCTCACTAAACGTTTGCGGCGTTTCCAGCTTTAACAAGCGGTTTGTTATATCGGCGACAATGCGGTTGCGCGGAATGTCGGTGTGAATACTATCTGCGATGGCCTGCAATTCATTTGGGAATTCCGGTGTGTTGACGTTGATGCCGATGCCGACGACAATCCAGCCGATTTGCCCGCTCTCGAGGTCGGCAACGCCCTCGGTCAGGATACCACAGACTTTTTTTCCATCGATTAAAATATCGTTGACCCACTTGATGGTGGGAGTGAGCGCGGGCAATAAAGCCTCAATCATCTCGCAAACGGCAATAGCAGCATAGGCTGTTACCAGTGTCGGTGTAGATAGCCACAGCTGTGAGGGCCGCAAAATCAAGCTCATGTATATGCCGTGGGCTGAGAAAAACGCGCGGCCATATCGGCCTTTGCCCGCCGTTTGTGCGCCTGCGACAACGAGCGTGCCGTGGCTTGCGCCGTCAAGAGCAAGTTCTTTGGCGGTCTTGTTGGTTGATTCGAGTGATTCATGCACAAAGATAGGTAAGTCTTGGTGCGCCAAAAAAGGCTGAATGCCCTGTGCCGACAAAATGTCATTGTCCAGGCACAGGCAATAGCCTTTTTTTGTGACGGCGTCAATGTGGTGACCGTCCTTCTTGAGTTCGCGGATGGCTTTCCAAACGGCATTGCGGCTGATAAAAAGCCGTGCGGCAAGAGTTTCTCCGGAAATGTGTTGCCCGCGATGCTGTTCGAGCTGGGCGAGGACTTGGTGTTTTGTTTTCATGATGATAGTATACGGCAACGGTGGAGAAAATGCAAGTGTCATGCAGGATATTTCGCAGATGTTGTGAGTGGGCAGTTCGGCACTTCTTGGGTGTTGCGCCTTGTGTACAGTGGTTGTTTGCTGATTTTTTGTAGGCTATGTCAGATCATCCCCTGGCCCGCCGCCTCCAAAATCAACGGCCGCCTACTCGGCGTTTCAAATTTTTTTGCAAGTTTCGACTCGATGTCTTGCATTTTTGTTTTCGATGTGGTATACTACGAAAAATGTCTTCGTATGCCATGCGGGGGATTTAATGAAAGTATGAGGTAAGATGCCATCATGAAGAAGATTAAAAAGGTACTTGTTGCCAACCGTGGTGAAATTGCCATCCGTGTATTCCGGGCCTGCAATGAGTTGGGGCTGAGCACAGTTGCGATTTACTCTAAGGAGGATACTTACAACTCGTTTCGCACTAAGGCGGACGAGTCGTACTTAATCGGGCAGGACAAGACGCCGTTGGGTGCGTACTTGGACATTGACGCGATTATTAAACTGGCAAAGGAAAAAGAGGTCGATGCCATTCACCCCGGCTACGGATTCCTGTCGGAGAACGCCAATTTTGCGAGAGCCTGCGAAGAAAACGGCATTATTTTTATTGGTCCGCCCTCAACGGTGCTGGATAAAATGGGCGACAAGCTCAACGCTAAAGAAATCGCCAAGGCCTGCGGTGTGCCGACCATTCCTGGTTCGGAAAATCCACTAGCCGATATGGATGATGCGCTTGCCAAAGCGGCGCAGTATAAATATCCTGTCATTTTGAAAGCGGCGGCCGGTGGCGGCGGCAAGGGTATGCGTCGGGTTAACAATGCCGAAGAGTTGAAAGCGGCGTTCCCGCTGGTGCAGAATGAGGCACTCAAAGCCTTTGGCAACGGCGATATTTTCATGGAGAAGTATCTTGTTGAGCCGAAGCATATTGAGATTCAAATTTTGGCTGATAAGCATGGCAACGTCGTTCACCTTTTCGAGCGTGACTGTTCGTTGCAGCGCCGCTATCAAAAAGTCATTGAGGTCGCGCCGGCTGTGTCATTGGATGAGAAAGTCAAGCAAGCACTTTATGACGATGCCGTCAAGATTGCCCATCATGTTGATTATGTGGCGCTGGGTACGTTTGAATTCTTAGTGGACAAGGAAAATAATCATTACTTCATCGAGGTCAACCCGCGTATTCAGGTTGAGCATACTATTACCGAAGTGATTACCGGCATTGACTTGGTGCAGGCACAAATCCACGTGGCAGAAGGGCATAGACTTGATTCGGAATTGATTGACATTCCCACCCAGGAGTCCATTCAAATGCGCGGCGTGTCGATTCAGTGCCGCGTGACGACCGAAGATCCGCAAA
This window contains:
- a CDS encoding cation diffusion facilitator family transporter — its product is MNRTNEQKAMRVSAVGIAFDILILTPLKLIAGIVGGSTAMLADAAHSLSDMLTTVIAMIGVKLANRKADKSHPYGHERFECVAAILVSIALAVTGIGIGWTGIRHIVSVDLSDGIDMGTPGLIALIAAAATIIVTEGMFWYKRRVAKSINSGALMADAWHHRADALSSVASFIGVFIARQGFPIFDPLAAIVICPLILKAALDIFRDALGKMTDKACDEATEQQMRDVIDAFDKVRGIDELKTRLFGDKIYVDVEISIDGEHTLHESHAVAQDVHDAIEATFSAVKHCMVHVNPHATNIAGTPISTAQLPPD
- a CDS encoding biotin--[acetyl-CoA-carboxylase] ligase, with translation MKTKHQVLAQLEQHRGQHISGETLAARLFISRNAVWKAIRELKKDGHHIDAVTKKGYCLCLDNDILSAQGIQPFLAHQDLPIFVHESLESTNKTAKELALDGASHGTLVVAGAQTAGKGRYGRAFFSAHGIYMSLILRPSQLWLSTPTLVTAYAAIAVCEMIEALLPALTPTIKWVNDILIDGKKVCGILTEGVADLESGQIGWIVVGIGINVNTPEFPNELQAIADSIHTDIPRNRIVADITNRLLKLETPQTFSEQDLLAQYKQRMPLLGEIITVHAPTEVYDALAVDVDDSGRLVVKKTNGEIVTLLSGEVSVRTTA